The genomic interval ACGTTTTAGGTTCATTAGAATGTATCAAGGTCAACCGGACGCATCGCTCCGAACCATTTCACAAAGGTCTCTCCAATACCTTCGGCTTTGACGTGAATAACGTACATACCACTTGCGATAGGCACGGCATTCGTATTGGTCAAATCCCATTCAATGAATGTACTTGGATTATCCTTATTGAATCGACGAACCAAAGTACCATTGGTCGTGTAGACACTCACCACACAACGAGGTGGTAGGTTTGTAATCTTCACACGATTATCCAACTGATTGGTTTCGTACGCTGAGTAAGCATAGTAAGGATTAGGTACCACACGTACGATATCAAGTGCATTTTCAGCTGTTGCTTGATCGTTCGTGATGGTCGAAATATCATCCGTGTTGAACATGTACATCGGATTACCTTCGTTGCTACCATCCAACTCATATGCTTCGTACTCTTTGCTCACACGCAACTTCACAGTCACGTCTGTAGCGAGTTGAGAGAACCCTGGGTTCAACAATGGAATCGTTACCCAAGTGCAGGCTCCGAACAAGGTACGCTTGTTCACATCTGTTGGGTCATTCAACGCATCGTAGTAAGGGTTCATGGTCTCATCATCTCCAGCGTATGGTGCCAACTCGTTTTGATACTCAGGTCCCATAATGTAAAGGAAGTGCTTTCCACCAAAGGACACCTGTCCCAACTCGTTGATGACCGTTTCGCTAGGGTTGAAGATCATATCGTTTCCATTCTCACCTGTTTGCCAGCTGTCTTCCGCGAACATAATGTTCAAGCGAATTCCGCGCTCCAAATCAATGGCGTATCCTGGGAACCATCCCCAACCGGTACCTGTTCCATCTGGATTACCGTCCTTTCCGACAGACTGAGCAGCTCGGAGATTTAGTTTCCCAGCGTTACCTTCTGCCAATTCAGGTAAATCAGAAGATTCCAATACAGGTACACGCGTCCACAGATCCTGGTTATCCGTAAGGACAACATCAACACTATTCAAGTTCTCCAAACGAGAAAGAGCTTTGAACTTCTCCCAAGCGGGACCACTTCCAAATGGAGTGTTCGTCGATACGACATCACCACTACATAGACGATAAGGTGCCCATGTTCCACCGAGAACGGTTTCATATACCTCGTCATCATCACCGGCTTCATCTGGGTAGTTACCCGTGCTGTTTGTTCCTGAACGAATCCAGTTAAATGGTGAGTCACCATCAATGTCGGCCAAACCCGTAAACCACGCTTGAGTATTGTCTTCAAAGAGCAACTCAGCTCCCAAGAATCCATTTCCGTTGAACATGTCATCTCCTGGGTTGTCCGCATCCACGGCTGTAACACTCATACCCCAGAACTCTCCATCGCTGTTCACGAGCAACTGCTCACGACCAATTTCGATTGTTCCAGTAGAGTAGATGGTATCACTAGGGTCTCCACCAGGAAGGCGAACAATGTACCAAGTAGCGTTGATGTTCGATCCACTAAAGACGATTTGATAATCACCCGTCGGTACACTCAAAGGATCTACAACTTTCACGATGACCGGTCCTTGACCGTTTTCGTAGGTTGGATTATCCATAGTGTAGTTCATGACGATTTCTTCAGCAGATTCCACTTTGAACTCGAGCATGTTGGCACAGTTTCCTGTTCCTTCAATTCGAGTCAATTCAGGACCATCACCGTATTCTGCTTGTTGCACAGTTCCTGATTCCTCAGGAGTGACGATGTGCGGAATACCTACGTATGTCTTAATGTTACGACGACCTGCCTTGTACGGCTTCGTTTGACCGTCAAGACCATTAGGATCTGTTGGGTTGTAAGGCTTAAACTCATTGAAACCGTAGGCAATTACTGTGTAATAGTAAGGCTTGTGATTCACAAGGGTAGGATCCCCTGTAGCAAATAAGTCTTCAGTCAGTTTGAAGGTTGCCTGTGTACCAGCGTCATTTGCACCTAGGGTCATTTCCTGAGGAACAGGAACACCTAGTGTAGGATCAGTTTCATAGTTGATCAATGTGGTCACACCATTTTGCAAGTCACACTGAGCTACCATACGGGCCAAATCTGGATTGTAGATGTCTGTAATAGATACAGTCGCATCTTTCAACTGGAAGATTTGGTAACCTTCAAATACATAGGTTGAATCGTCAAAACCGATGATCAATGGATCTACTTCTTCGTAAGATTCATTGAAGTTATTTGAAGACTCAGAGTTAGAGAGCATCAAGATTAACTCTTGATCCAACTCCTGAATGTTCACATCTGGTGCATCCGGTCCGTTCAATACCTTGAAACAGTTATCGAACAATGCCTGTGCTTTATCATCCGCTAGACGCATTAATTCAACAGAAGCCAAACGACCTCCAGATGTAGCACGTGCCCACACAACTCCAGTGGTAATGTAGTTTACAGCACCTGGTTGAAGTGTAAATGGTCCAGCTGATTGCAAGAAACGACGGTCAGCAGGAGTGTTACCTGCAGTAGCCTCCGTCCAGTTATCTCCTGGGAACGCAGGGTCCGTATCACCTGGGAACATAAAGTCCGTTGATGGTCCAGGACCACCAGTAGGCTCGTGTCCATTAGTACCGTTACGAACAATACCCGTGTTGTCTTTCCAGATTCCCTGCAAGTAGTTGTAGAAGTGACTCGCTTGAGATGGGTTTCCTACTACAGTAAAGTCGTTGTTGTAGTAGACGAACTTACTCATGATGATTTGCTCGCCGATTTCATCGATGGTACCATCACGGTCATTATCAATTCCATCATTCGGATCGGCTAGAGGTCCTTGGAAGAAGTCCACACCGATAGAAGGTGGATTCAATCCGTATCCTGTAGCACCGTCGTCGTCCTCATCACCATTGTAGCAATATCCCAATCCACGACCGACGTCACATCCGACGTAGTCATCTTGGTACTGCCCCAAATCTGGGTCAACCCACTGTCCGAAATACGTGTTCTTCAGTACAAAAGATGCCCGGTTCACGATCTTGTAGCTGTAGAACGTCATGTTGTTGATCTCGTCATTCGTTGCAAAGGCAAAGGCCTGAGCTTGAATCTCGAGTCCGATAGGTTCTGCATTCGTCTCAGTGTGAATGTTACCCTTATCGTTAAATACCCACCAGAGTGTTTGGTCTCCAAAAAGCAAATCCGCGCCTTGACAATCGGCTTCTCCAGATAAATCATATGCCGGGTAGTCACCTGCGGATGGGTCATAGAAACCGTCGCCGTCTGCATCGAAGAACGGTGCAAGCGTCTCAGCTCCAAATTGTGAGTAAGTATCGGGGTAGTTTCCTGGCCACTCCAGTATGACCGTAGGAACTGTGTAGTTAGGATCGTCATTGGTTCCATTTAACCAAGCAACGTAATCCTCTACTTGCTGACGCGTAATCTGATAGTGCTCGTCAAATTCAGCACAAATGATGTCGTCAACAGATGCTGTGGCTGCATCAAGCGGACCAGGCCAAAAGTCAGATCCGTCCTGACGGTAGGTCATCGCGGCTACTTTCAACTGATCACCCTCATCCTGGCCACCGATCCATAAGGCTCCGGCGAACAGAGAGTGCTTGTTACTTTCACGAGGAATCTCATAGATTCCATTGTTCAAGTCCCACCACATATCTCCCCCTGCAAGAATACGCGTACGAACGTTGTTCACCGCCAGGTCCGTTTGGGCACTGGCTGGAGCACAGCTCGCTGCTAAGTTCTTAGGAGCAGGAGAAGCAGCGGAATTCGAACTTCCGGGTACATTGACACTTTCCTTCGCCGAGAGACCGCTAAACGAACCCAGGGCTACAGCAAATGCCAATAATGTCAATCTGCTTTTCATGATTTATCTGGTTTTCCTATTAAAATTTTTATTCAAATGTTTGGGTTATCGCTTAGAAGCTCAACAGTACTCCCAATCGCATACGGCGTGGTAAGCTATAGTTGAATGGGCTGTTGACCTTAACAGTGTACAAGTCGATGAAGGACTGGCTATCTGTTTGCTGTGCAATGATCTCCTGTGCTTCAGCACTTGACAAGAATCCGTCATCATCAGGGTTACCCGTGTAACGGTATACGTTGATGACGTTCAAGGCATTCAACAAGTTTTGAACATCCAAATAGACGTTCATGTTCGCTGATCTTTGCTTGCTTCCGTCTTCTTTTCCACCCCACTTCAAGTTGAACTGCTTGTTCAAACGCATATCGATACGGAACTGCCATGGAAGGCGTGAACCGTTGATAGAACCTTGAAGAATTGGGCGTTGGTTAATACCGAATGACGCAGACTGCAATACGTTCGCCTGACGTGTGTAAGGTGTACCGGATCCGGCACGGAACGTAAAGTTAGCACCAGCGTTTTCAAAGACACGTGATCCGAACCAAACCGGTCCGTTGTAGTCTTTTCCAGAGCTGAAGCGGTAGTCTACTACGGCTACTAAAGTATGACGTTGGTCAAAGTCCAATGGTTGGATTACACGAAGGTTAGGCTGGCCTTGTTGTACCAAGCTCAAACCAGTTGTTGCGTTAGATCCTGAACCGTCAGCAAACTGCAAGGTATAGTTGAAGTTCAAGCTCACGTTTCCAGTACGACGCAAATCGTAGCTCACGCTGAATCCTTTAACTGTACCGAAATCAAGGTTACCGAATGTGGTATAGTTCACCGGATATGCGAAGTTGATCTGAGTCGCCTGAATCATGTCACGCAATTCACGGTAGAACGCGCTTAAGGTAATCGCAGAGCGCTTGCTCAAGGTTTGCTTAAATCCAACCTCGTAATCAATCGTCCGCTCTGGGCGAAGATTCGGGTTGTTCAAGACGTTACCTTGGTTTGCTTCCAAGTACAAGTAATCTGTTGGATCGAAACGCACGTTACTCTGTGGACGCTGCGTCAAGATATCATAGTGTGCAAAGAACAACGCCTGATCAGAAATCGGGAAGTTGAATGAGATACGTGGCATCACATTCACTTGTGGCGTATAATCTTCGAATGACTCAGCGGTCAAATCTGTAGCCAAGTTGGTATTATCCGGATCTTCTAAATATGGAGTAATTACACCAGTCGTTGTTGCTTGAGCAATGCTCTGTGGATCCGCAATTTGGTTTCCATCCGCATCATACCACTGATTGTCATCACGGTATCCAACGACACGTGTTGGCTCAGTCAAGTCATTGACGTATACGACGAAATCGTCACCGATGTTCGCAGGCAAAGCATCAACTCCAAGAGCACCCTCTTGCAACATCTCTTGTGCGGAAATAGTCGGGAACATGCTGTACTGGTCGATGAGTACTTTCTGGTTCGCATCAAAACGGTCAACACGCACCCCAATGTTAAATACGAGATCGTTGAACTGGAATTTGTCTTGGATGTAACCTGCAATGTAAATCGGACGGAAGGCATCGATGTGACGCTTCAAGTTTCCGTTTTCATCGGTTTCTGAGAAGAAGTCTTCAAAACTAGTTGGGCCATCCAATTTGTTTCCGAAAGCATCGTATCCCGCGTAGGCAACAATGGCATTACCATTGTTCAAAAGCTCATCTGCACTGAAGTACTCGATGTCCAATTGATTTGGGTCTAGAGCGTCAGTGTTGATGAATGAAACATCGTCAACGGCAAGACCCAATGAAGTTCTCAACTGCTGATCAAAATAACTCTGTGTTGCTCCGTTGTAGAAACGGTTGTACGAAATGGTGTCGTTAAAGTTTCCATTACCATCCGTTCCGATGATTGGATTTTCAAAATCCAATTCGGTCAGGTGAGCGTTGGTCAACTGACGAGCAAGTCCCCATAGCCCTACTGGTGCTACGCTCCAGAAGCGGTCTACACGCTGCTCGTACTCAAATCCTAAGATGATGCTGTGGTTTTTGATATCCGCAGAACCCGATCCAACAACACGGAACTGGTTGTTATCCGTAAAGTTGTAACCGTTCCACTGACGTCCAGTGTTGAACCACAGTGAATAGTTGTTGGCTGGACGTTGTCCGTTCAACAAGGCTCCCTGACCCTGTGCTACGAAAATACTGTTCACGTCTCCGTTGACGAAATCCCAGTACTGCTCGGTATAATTAGTTGCGTTTGGATTCTTATCGCCTGGCTCAAATGTAACCAAGGTATCAACAATATTCGTTTGCAACCATCCGGTCAAACCTGAAACGGTGTCCAAACCATAAGAGTAGGTTGGCGCTTGCAAGCGATCGAATTTCCCGATGTATCCATAATCCCACAAACGCTCAAAGTGCGTGTCATCCTGAGTCAAGCGGTACACTTCACTGTAATCCACTTGCAAAGAATAAAACGCATTCTTGATGTTGTTCGCAGCCGACTCATCCTCAGCATCCACGAAACGTTGCTGGAAACGAGCGAATACACGCCAGTCACGGTTCCGGAACTCTGGGTTATTGGTAGGGTTCAACAGGGAGTAGTTGTACTGCCAAGCTTGGCCCATTGCCCAGTTGAAGGTACCTCCAAACGTCAAGTTCGTCGTCTTGCTCGTTTTCAAGTCAAACTTCGCCGAGAAGCGAAGGTCTTGACGTTGGTTATTTTGTTTGTAGTCGATGTTTCTCAAATCGCTTTCACGAAGGAATTCCGAGTTGCGAAGTACACCACCACCGAAACCAGCTGGACGGTATGGGCTCTGCTCTAGTTCTCGCAACAACCCATCATTGACCTTCCAGGTACCGATCGCCGATGGACGAGGGTCACGTTGGTACTGATACTCCCCAGCGATAAAGAACCCGAAAAGCGGAGATCCATCCTTACGACGTGCAAGAGGTCCGGATAGGCTAAATCCGAGCAACGATTGGTTGTATTCGTCGAAGATGGACGAGGTATTCGCCTCAAGTCCTCCAAAGTACTTGTTGGAAGGACCTCTTGTGGTCATACTAATGATACCTCCTGTCGCATCTCCATACTGTGCAGGAAGACCACCAGTAATAATGGTCAACTGGTCAATCGCAGTCTGAGGAATTGTAGTAGCTCCACGAACCTTGATACCATCGATGTAAACATCGGTAGCATTGGAACGCGATCCACGTACGTTAATTCCAGAACCATCATCCTGCTGGTAAACCCCGGCAGAAGTCGACGCGATAGACGCCACATCACGTTGAGGTAGGTTTTGGATTTCTTCTCCAGTTGCTGTCTTACCTTGTTTGTCCGGATCAATTAGAGGTACGGTATATTCAATTACCTCTACTTCCCCAAGTACTTCAGCTTCTTCGGTCAATCCCGCATTCAGCGTAGTGGTTTTGTTTGGAGAAATGATCACGCCTGTAAAAGGCTGTGTCGCATAACCGAGGAAAGACATTTCTACCTCGTAGCGGCCCGGATCAATGGGCTTAATGACATAACGACCATCAAAGTCGGTCGTAGTACCACTAACGGGCTCGCCATTCAGCTTGACCACCACGTTAGCCAGCGGCACCGGTTCCCCGGTCATTTTGTCGGTCACTTGTCCTCTAAGCTCCCCTGGACGTTGCTGTCCAACGGCTGCGAAGAGTGTCCCAATAAATAAGACAGTGAGTAGTTTTCGTAGCATAAACCAATCGTTTAAGTTAACCTAATGTTTAGATTTCGTAAATATAAAAACAATAAAAGCGGACAGGCAAATATAATCTTCGCCATAAATCACAATTTCGAACCGCTTGTTTTAGCGCTCGTATCGGATGTTTCGTAAGGAAAGTACGCTTTGCACTATCTTGCGCAAAACGGCGTTAGGAGTAAGTGCGATGAAAATAGGAAAATCCATTCAATTGTTCGCCCTACTGGGTTTATTTTCTGTTTTCGCCCTCACGGGCGGATGCGGGAACACCATAGAGGGCGGGGTGCCCAATGTTGCGGTCAACATTACGATTTACCCCAGTCAACCGGAGTATTTTGACCTTCAAGTTCCGGGAGGATGGGTATATATTACAGGCGGATATCGCGGAATCATCGTTTACCGTCATTCTGAATCGGAGTTCCGTTCCTACGACCGCGCTTGTCCCATTCACTTCGATGAGCCCTGTGGTCGTGTTGATGTCGACGAGACCAATAACGTCTTGGCCACCTGCCCTTGTGATTCTCTAGTTTGGAGCATTATTGATGGCGGCCCGGTCAGTGCTTCCCTTCCCCTTCAAGGGTACAGCACGTTTTACGACGGAAACCGGGTAGACATCATTAACTGAGCCGACGAAACCTATACCTTATATATACAGCACATAAAAAAAACGCCCCCTGAAAGCAGGGAGCGCCTAAAATCACAGTTCTGCATCGGCCCGTAGGGCCAAGGCTTAGTATCTGTAGTATTCTGGCTTGAACGGACCAGCTACCTCCACTCCGATGTACTCGGCTTGGTCTTGGCGCAAAGTATCGAGCTCAACGCCGATTTTAGCCAAGTGAAGAGCCGCAACTTTTTCATCGAGGTGTTTCGGCAAGGTATACACCTTGTTCTCGTAGCGCTCCAAGTGGTTCCACAATTCAATCTGAGCCAATACTTGGTTGGTAAAGCTGTTACTCATTACAAAGCTCGGGTGACCCGTAGCGCAACCTAAGTTCACCAATCGTCCTTCGGCCAACAAAATGATA from Cryomorphaceae bacterium carries:
- a CDS encoding T9SS C-terminal target domain-containing protein; this encodes MKSRLTLLAFAVALGSFSGLSAKESVNVPGSSNSAASPAPKNLAASCAPASAQTDLAVNNVRTRILAGGDMWWDLNNGIYEIPRESNKHSLFAGALWIGGQDEGDQLKVAAMTYRQDGSDFWPGPLDAATASVDDIICAEFDEHYQITRQQVEDYVAWLNGTNDDPNYTVPTVILEWPGNYPDTYSQFGAETLAPFFDADGDGFYDPSAGDYPAYDLSGEADCQGADLLFGDQTLWWVFNDKGNIHTETNAEPIGLEIQAQAFAFATNDEINNMTFYSYKIVNRASFVLKNTYFGQWVDPDLGQYQDDYVGCDVGRGLGYCYNGDEDDDGATGYGLNPPSIGVDFFQGPLADPNDGIDNDRDGTIDEIGEQIIMSKFVYYNNDFTVVGNPSQASHFYNYLQGIWKDNTGIVRNGTNGHEPTGGPGPSTDFMFPGDTDPAFPGDNWTEATAGNTPADRRFLQSAGPFTLQPGAVNYITTGVVWARATSGGRLASVELMRLADDKAQALFDNCFKVLNGPDAPDVNIQELDQELILMLSNSESSNNFNESYEEVDPLIIGFDDSTYVFEGYQIFQLKDATVSITDIYNPDLARMVAQCDLQNGVTTLINYETDPTLGVPVPQEMTLGANDAGTQATFKLTEDLFATGDPTLVNHKPYYYTVIAYGFNEFKPYNPTDPNGLDGQTKPYKAGRRNIKTYVGIPHIVTPEESGTVQQAEYGDGPELTRIEGTGNCANMLEFKVESAEEIVMNYTMDNPTYENGQGPVIVKVVDPLSVPTGDYQIVFSGSNINATWYIVRLPGGDPSDTIYSTGTIEIGREQLLVNSDGEFWGMSVTAVDADNPGDDMFNGNGFLGAELLFEDNTQAWFTGLADIDGDSPFNWIRSGTNSTGNYPDEAGDDDEVYETVLGGTWAPYRLCSGDVVSTNTPFGSGPAWEKFKALSRLENLNSVDVVLTDNQDLWTRVPVLESSDLPELAEGNAGKLNLRAAQSVGKDGNPDGTGTGWGWFPGYAIDLERGIRLNIMFAEDSWQTGENGNDMIFNPSETVINELGQVSFGGKHFLYIMGPEYQNELAPYAGDDETMNPYYDALNDPTDVNKRTLFGACTWVTIPLLNPGFSQLATDVTVKLRVSKEYEAYELDGSNEGNPMYMFNTDDISTITNDQATAENALDIVRVVPNPYYAYSAYETNQLDNRVKITNLPPRCVVSVYTTNGTLVRRFNKDNPSTFIEWDLTNTNAVPIASGMYVIHVKAEGIGETFVKWFGAMRPVDLDTF
- a CDS encoding carboxypeptidase regulatory-like domain-containing protein; the encoded protein is MLRKLLTVLFIGTLFAAVGQQRPGELRGQVTDKMTGEPVPLANVVVKLNGEPVSGTTTDFDGRYVIKPIDPGRYEVEMSFLGYATQPFTGVIISPNKTTTLNAGLTEEAEVLGEVEVIEYTVPLIDPDKQGKTATGEEIQNLPQRDVASIASTSAGVYQQDDGSGINVRGSRSNATDVYIDGIKVRGATTIPQTAIDQLTIITGGLPAQYGDATGGIISMTTRGPSNKYFGGLEANTSSIFDEYNQSLLGFSLSGPLARRKDGSPLFGFFIAGEYQYQRDPRPSAIGTWKVNDGLLRELEQSPYRPAGFGGGVLRNSEFLRESDLRNIDYKQNNQRQDLRFSAKFDLKTSKTTNLTFGGTFNWAMGQAWQYNYSLLNPTNNPEFRNRDWRVFARFQQRFVDAEDESAANNIKNAFYSLQVDYSEVYRLTQDDTHFERLWDYGYIGKFDRLQAPTYSYGLDTVSGLTGWLQTNIVDTLVTFEPGDKNPNATNYTEQYWDFVNGDVNSIFVAQGQGALLNGQRPANNYSLWFNTGRQWNGYNFTDNNQFRVVGSGSADIKNHSIILGFEYEQRVDRFWSVAPVGLWGLARQLTNAHLTELDFENPIIGTDGNGNFNDTISYNRFYNGATQSYFDQQLRTSLGLAVDDVSFINTDALDPNQLDIEYFSADELLNNGNAIVAYAGYDAFGNKLDGPTSFEDFFSETDENGNLKRHIDAFRPIYIAGYIQDKFQFNDLVFNIGVRVDRFDANQKVLIDQYSMFPTISAQEMLQEGALGVDALPANIGDDFVVYVNDLTEPTRVVGYRDDNQWYDADGNQIADPQSIAQATTTGVITPYLEDPDNTNLATDLTAESFEDYTPQVNVMPRISFNFPISDQALFFAHYDILTQRPQSNVRFDPTDYLYLEANQGNVLNNPNLRPERTIDYEVGFKQTLSKRSAITLSAFYRELRDMIQATQINFAYPVNYTTFGNLDFGTVKGFSVSYDLRRTGNVSLNFNYTLQFADGSGSNATTGLSLVQQGQPNLRVIQPLDFDQRHTLVAVVDYRFSSGKDYNGPVWFGSRVFENAGANFTFRAGSGTPYTRQANVLQSASFGINQRPILQGSINGSRLPWQFRIDMRLNKQFNLKWGGKEDGSKQRSANMNVYLDVQNLLNALNVINVYRYTGNPDDDGFLSSAEAQEIIAQQTDSQSFIDLYTVKVNSPFNYSLPRRMRLGVLLSF